The genomic window ATACAAAGAGCCAGTCGAAGAAACAGAAAAAATTAAACCTCCCGGTAAACCGAATAAAATCGTTCGCTTCATCAGCTCCATTATCAGCGGTAGTTTTTTAACCCGTGAACAAAGTCTCCGTTACATTCCGTTTTTTCTTTTTATTTCTTTTTTGGCGATTTGTTACATCGCAAATGGTTATTACGCAGAAGCGAAAATGAGAGAATTTAATAATCTCACAAACGAGTTAAAAGAATTAAGACCGGAGTTTATTATTACCAAATCCAATTTAATGTTTATCAGCAAACAATCTGAAGTGGCAGCAGCAGCATTGCCTTTAGGATTAAAGGAATCAGTAGTGCCACCAGAAAAAATAGTTATCAAAAAATAATTTTTCAAAGAAGAAAAAACAAATTGGAAATTAAGAAAGACATATTGTGGCGTGTGTACCTGGTGTATTTTCTGATGTGCCTATTTGGCTTTGTGATCATTTTCAAAGTAGTAGAAATACAATTTGTGCACGGTGCAGAATGGAAAGCAAAATCGCAAAGTTTGACAATGGCGAACAGAGATATTGAAGCGGTAAGAGGTAATATTTTCGCAGCTGACGGAAGCTTACTCGCTACGTCATTGCCTTATTATGAAGTGGGAATGGATGTGAATACGGATTATCTCACGGATGATATTTTTAACAGAAATGTAGATTCTTTAGCGGTTGCACTTACTGATTTATTTAAAGATCGTAGTAAAAACGAGTATTACCAATTGCTCGTAAATGCCCGTCAGAAAGGCGATCGTTATTTGTTGTTGAGAAGAAATGTATCGTACGATGAATTGCAAGAGATGAAAAAATTTCCACTTTTCCGATTGGGTCGCAACAAAGGTGGAATGGTTTATTTACAAACGGATAAACGCGAACGCCCATTCCGAATGCTTGCTGCGCGCACGATTGGTTATGAACGCGATGGTGTGAAACCAGTAGG from Bacteroidia bacterium includes these protein-coding regions:
- a CDS encoding FtsL-like putative cell division protein, with translation MNTYKEPVEETEKIKPPGKPNKIVRFISSIISGSFLTREQSLRYIPFFLFISFLAICYIANGYYAEAKMREFNNLTNELKELRPEFIITKSNLMFISKQSEVAAAALPLGLKESVVPPEKIVIKK